CCGGCGTCACCGGCAGCAAGGCCTGGGAACCGAAGAACTACGACGGTCGCTATGCCGGCCCGATGACGCTGCGTGACGGGCTGACGCGATCGAAGAACATGGTCTCGATCCGCCTGCTCGAGCAGATCACCCCCGAATACGCGCGCGGCTACCTGAGCCGCTTCGGCTTCGACCCCGCGCAGAACCCGCCCTACCTGACCATGGCGCTCGGCGCCGGCGCCGCCACACCGTGGCAGATGGCCACCGGCTATGCCGTGTTCGCCAATGGCGGCTACCGCATCGAGCCCTATGTCGTGAAGGAGATCTACGACGGCAGCGGGCGCCTGATCGCGCGCACCGACCCGCCGGTGGCCGGCGAGAGCGCGCCGCGCGTGATCGACGAGCGCAATGCCTGGCTGATGGACTCGATGATGCGCGACGTGGTCCAGCGCGGCACCGCCACCCGCGCCCGCGTCCTCAAGCGCAACGACCTCGCGGGCAAGACCGGCACCACCAACGACTACGTCGACGCCTGGTTCTGCGGCTACCACCCCGACCTCGTCACCGTGTCGTGGGTGGGCCACAGCCAGCCGCGCAACCTCGGCAAGGGCGAAACCGGCGGCGCCGCAGCGCTGCCGATCTGGATCGACTACATGCGGAGCGCGCTGCAGGGCGTGCCCGAGGTCGAGCGTCCGCGCCCCGACGGCCTGATCCTGGTCGACAACGGGCTCGGCACCCGCCAGGACTACCATTACGCGGAATACACCCCGCCCGCGCCTCCCTCGTCGGTCCCCGACTGGCTACGGGAGATGTTCGGCAGCGATTCCTCGCCGGCGATGGAGGCGGAAAGCGAGGCGATCCCGCCGGCCCCGGTCGCGGTCACCCCGCTGCCACCGCCGGCGCAGGCACCGGCGCCGGTCGAGGACCGCATGCCGAAACCGATCCGGCGCTGAGCGGAGCGCCGCCGTTCAGGCCGGACGCGCCAGGCTGACCGCCTCGCCGGCCTGCTCGCTCGCCAGCGTGGCGAGCATGGCCCACAGATCGCCACCGCCGCGGGTATTCACCCAGCCGCCGTCCTGCGGCCGGAAATGGAAGCCGCCCGACTTCGCCGCCACCCAGATCTCGCGCGCGGCGGTGTGGCGATTGATGATCATCTTGCTGCCGTTGTCGAACTCGAGCTCGAGGATGCCGCCCGGCTTGGGCTCGATGTCGATCTCCGCGCCGCAGTCCTCGAACGCGGACTCGATGCGGGCCAGTTCGGCCTCGGCGAGCGCATTGAATGCAGACTCTTCCATGCTGACTCCTTCTGTTAGCATCTCGGTTTTTCCCGAAGAACGGCGATGCGAGCCAAACTTCCCGTGATCGCGCTTGCCTGCGCGCTGCTTTCCGCCTGCGGCATCAAGGGTCCGCTCTATCTACCCGCTCCGGGGTCGACCGCCCAGCCGCAAGCGGGCGCCGATCATAGCAAACCCATCGTCCCCCCGGACCTGCTTTCCGACACCCCGCTCGAATGAACGCTTCCTCCTCCCGCCCCGCCGCCTGGCCCGTCCCCACGCTCAACGCCCGCGACGGCGGGCTGTGGCTCGAAGACCTGCCGCTCGCCGAGATCGCCGCGCGTTTCGACACGCCCACCTATGTGTATTCGAAGGCCGCGCTGGAATCCGCCTTCGGCGCCTGGCAGCAGGCGCTGGCCGGTCGCCGCGCGCTGGTGTGCTATGCGGTCAAGGCCAACTCCAATCTCGGCATCCTGTCGGTGTTCGCCCGCCTCGGCGCCGGATTCGACATCGTCTCCGGCGGCGAGCTTGCACGCGTGCTGGCCGCAGGCGGGCGCGCGGACAAGGTGGTGTTCTCGGGCGTCGGCAAGACGCGCGCGGAGATGCGCCAGGCGCTGGAGGCCGGCATCCGCTGCTTCAACGTCGAATCGGCCGCCGAGCTGGAGCATCTGAACGCCGTTGCCGGCGAACTCGGCAAACTGGCGCCGATCGCGCTGCGCGTCAACCCGGACGTCGATCCGAAGACGCACCCCTACATTTCCACCGGCCTCAAGGGCAACAAGTTCGGCGTCGCCTTCGCCGACGCGCCCGACCTGTACCGGCGCGCCGCCGCGCTGCCCAACCTGCGCATCAGCGGCGTCGCCTGCCACATCGGCTCGCAGCTGCTCGACCCGGCGCCGATGGCCGAGGCCGCCGAGAAGGTGCGCGACCTGGTCGATCGCCTGGCCGCCGAAGGCATCGTGCTGGAGCACATCGACCTCGGCGGCGGCCTCGGCATCCGCTATCGCGACGAGACGCCGCCCGCGGTCGCCGACTACCTCGCCCCCTTGCTGGCGGTGTTCGAAGGCCGCAAGGAGGAACTGTGCTTCGAACCCGGGCGCTCGCTGGTCGGCAACGCCGGCCTGCTGCTGACCCGCATCGAGTACCTCAAGCCCGGCGAGACCAAGAACTTCGCGATCGTGGATGCGGCGATGAACGACCTCGCCCGTCCGGCGCTGTACGACGCCTGGCACGAGGTGGTGGCGGTGAGCCCGCACGCCGGCGAGGCGGTCGAGTACGACATCGTGGGGCCGATCTGCGAGAGCGGCGACTTCCTCGCCCGTGCGCGCAAGCTGGCGGTGCGCGAGGGCGACCTGCTGGCGATCCTGTCCGCCGGCGCCTACGGCATGACGATGAGCTCCAACTACAACACCCGCCCGCGCGCGGCCGAGGTCATCGTCGATGGCGACCGGGCGCACCCGGTGCGCCAGCGCGAGGCGGTCGCCGAGTTGTTCGCGACCGAGCGCATCCTGCCCTGAAGCCCGCATCCGGCGGCCGATGGTAGCGACCACGGCCGGATGCGCGGCCGTCTCAGGCCTCGTCCGGCTCCTGCGGACGGGCGCGCGCCGCGCCCGCATCGTAGGCTTCATAGAGGGCGCGCCCGAAGGCCTTCCACGCCGGCCCGCCGTGGGTGTGAATTCCCGTTTCCGCGCTCTGGCGCATGTTGATCAACATGAGTTCGGACAGCGCGAACAGCTCGCCGGTCAGTTTTTCCTGGCGCAGCGGGCTGCGCAGCAGCTTCATCATGCAGCTCGGCGTGCAGCTCAGGGCCTGGTGCGCCAGTTCGCGCAGGCGCGCCGCATCGCTCCAGTCGAGTCCGATGGCGATGCCGCGTTTCACGATCTCGCGCTCGAGCTCGTCGGCCGTGCGCGCGTAATGCCCAAATCCACTCATAATCCCCGTCCGTCGCGGCGCCCCACCACCGAGCGGATGCGCGGCGCCTGCTGCACTGCATAAATTAACATGCGGAATGCCGCCTCGCCTAATCGCGACCGATCCGGAGTTTCCCGCAGTTGCCGGCTTTTCCTGCCCTTGATCATGCCGATTGGAATCATTTTTGCGCATATGGGCCGATCATTGATCGTCGCCCTGGCCCTTCTTGCACCGCAGCATTCCAGCGCCAGCGACCGGCTGCCGCCGGCAGTGCAACTGGCGCTGGACGAGGCCCGCATTCCGCTCGAGGCGGTGTCGGTATGGACGCAGCAAGTCGATGCCGCAGCGCCCACGCTTGCGATCAATGCCGACCGGCCGATGAATCCGGCTTCGGTGATGAAGCTGGTGACCGCGTTCGCCGCACTCGAGCGCCTCGGGCCGGCGCACACCTGGCGCACCCGCATCGCCACCCGCGGCGCCGTCCGCAATGGTGTGCTGGAGGGCGATCTGTTCCTGGTCGGCGGCGGCGACCCGATGCTCGGCCATGACCGCCTGTGGAAGCTGCTGCGCCGGCTGCGCGCGCTGGGGGTCGAGCGCATCGCCGGCGACATCGTGCTCGACGGCTCGGTGCTGCGCCTTCCGCCCCACGACCCCGACGCCTTCGACGGCCGCGGCCTGCGCCCCTACAACAGCGGCCCGCACGGCCTGCTGCTCAACTACAACACGCTGCTGCTCGGTCTGTATCCGGGCAAGGCGGCCAACGAACCGGTCACGCTGGCCGCCGAGCCGCCGCTGGCGGGCTTCGTGATCGACAACCGCATCCTGACCTCGGATGCGCCCTGCGGCACCTGGTACGCCGACCTGCAGGCGAGCATCGACGGCGGCCGGCGCCTGGTGCTGAGCGGCAGCCTGCCCGCCGCCTGCGGCCCCCGCACCTGGAGCGCCGCGCCCCTGCCGCCGGCCGAGTTCGGCGCCGCACTGGTAAGCACGCTATGGAGCGAGGTGGGCGGCCGGCTGGGCGGCAGCGTCCGCGCGGGCACGACCCCGACCGAAGCGCAGGAACTGTTCGCCGACGATTCCCCCGCGCTGGCCGAGGTCGTCCGCGAGATGAACAAGTGGTCGAGCAACGTGATCGCCCGCCAGTTGCTGGCGACGCTGGGTGCGGGGCTTCCGGCCGACGCGCCGCCGCTGGCGGACATGGTCGCAGGCGGCGCCCGCATGGCCGGCGAGTTGCTGGCCGCCGCGGGCATCGGCACCGAGGGACTGGTGATCGAGAACGGCTCCGGCCTGTCGCGGACCGAGCGCATCCGGGCCGACAGCCTGGGCAGGCTGCTGATCGCGGCCTGGCAACGGCCGTGGATGC
This genomic stretch from Thauera sp. GDN1 harbors:
- the lysA gene encoding diaminopimelate decarboxylase translates to MNASSSRPAAWPVPTLNARDGGLWLEDLPLAEIAARFDTPTYVYSKAALESAFGAWQQALAGRRALVCYAVKANSNLGILSVFARLGAGFDIVSGGELARVLAAGGRADKVVFSGVGKTRAEMRQALEAGIRCFNVESAAELEHLNAVAGELGKLAPIALRVNPDVDPKTHPYISTGLKGNKFGVAFADAPDLYRRAAALPNLRISGVACHIGSQLLDPAPMAEAAEKVRDLVDRLAAEGIVLEHIDLGGGLGIRYRDETPPAVADYLAPLLAVFEGRKEELCFEPGRSLVGNAGLLLTRIEYLKPGETKNFAIVDAAMNDLARPALYDAWHEVVAVSPHAGEAVEYDIVGPICESGDFLARARKLAVREGDLLAILSAGAYGMTMSSNYNTRPRAAEVIVDGDRAHPVRQREAVAELFATERILP
- the cyaY gene encoding iron donor protein CyaY, with the protein product MEESAFNALAEAELARIESAFEDCGAEIDIEPKPGGILELEFDNGSKMIINRHTAAREIWVAAKSGGFHFRPQDGGWVNTRGGGDLWAMLATLASEQAGEAVSLARPA
- the dacB gene encoding D-alanyl-D-alanine carboxypeptidase/D-alanyl-D-alanine-endopeptidase — encoded protein: MGRSLIVALALLAPQHSSASDRLPPAVQLALDEARIPLEAVSVWTQQVDAAAPTLAINADRPMNPASVMKLVTAFAALERLGPAHTWRTRIATRGAVRNGVLEGDLFLVGGGDPMLGHDRLWKLLRRLRALGVERIAGDIVLDGSVLRLPPHDPDAFDGRGLRPYNSGPHGLLLNYNTLLLGLYPGKAANEPVTLAAEPPLAGFVIDNRILTSDAPCGTWYADLQASIDGGRRLVLSGSLPAACGPRTWSAAPLPPAEFGAALVSTLWSEVGGRLGGSVRAGTTPTEAQELFADDSPALAEVVREMNKWSSNVIARQLLATLGAGLPADAPPLADMVAGGARMAGELLAAAGIGTEGLVIENGSGLSRTERIRADSLGRLLIAAWQRPWMPEYIAALPVAGVDGTARGRLRDSPASGQAHIKTGTLNGVRAMAGYLLDRHGRRHAVVMMVNHAEAPNSAAALDALMEWLWAGAG
- a CDS encoding lipoprotein → MRAKLPVIALACALLSACGIKGPLYLPAPGSTAQPQAGADHSKPIVPPDLLSDTPLE